The following coding sequences are from one Peromyscus eremicus chromosome X, PerEre_H2_v1, whole genome shotgun sequence window:
- the LOC131898959 gene encoding melanoma antigen preferentially expressed in tumors-like, translating into MMMDERDPSTLLDLAIQSLLSNEPVAIHSLGEIPRELFVPLFSAAFMGGYRKTLTEMVKIWPFTCLHIGTLSVQEPQRELLKAMVESLQFLPVQNPAARSPKLRILDVRQGVDCRTTCPEFGIRSPTCFHGCTHSVRSILKLESQCSIVNLKPKSQSSRQPMEILVDLSLDGTLREREFFALLLNKVEQSSGSLHLCCRDLQIDKFSYARNTLKFLDLTCIHNLAVDQASLSEVTTILAHMIYLDSLSLSKITFRSLHGKVFQMFLNCLRQMNCLKEFNLSSFSLTDHLASLLRALPPNLDFLYLPFCEISCRDLKFLAQSPQATHLKLLNLSNNPMYWDDCGPFQILLQKLSDTLQHLAINHCHLTDATLSAILPALSKCSHLRVISFVSNPISMPMLMRILHYLTPLMELKYVIYPIPLHCYEQWRFHGSLDRQKLADVQAQLKAMLQAAKRSDMNWITYSQ; encoded by the exons ATGATGATGGATGAAAGGGACCCATCTACGCTGTTGGACCTTGCTATACAGAGTCTACTGAGCAATGAACCTGTTGCAATTCATTCCCTCGGGGAGATCCCCAGAGAGCTTTTTGTTCCATTGTTCTCTGCTGCCTTCATGGGAGGATATAGGAAGACACTGACAGAAATGGTGAAGATTTGGCCCTTTACCTGTCTCCACATTGGAACATTGAGTGTACAGGAACCTCAACGGGAACTCCTAAAAGCCATGGTTGAGAGTCTTCAGTTCCTACCTGTCCAGAACCCGGCTGCTAG GAGCCCTAAACTGAGGATCCTGGATGTAAGGCAGGGTGTTGACTGCAGGACAACATGCCCTGAATTTGGAATCAGATCGCCTACTTGTTTTCATGGCTGTACTCACTCTGTACGCTCTATTCTGAAGTTAGAAAGCCAGTGCAGCATTGTCAATTTGAAGCCTAAGAGTCAATCCTCAAGGCAGCCTATGGAAATACTAGTAGACCTATCCCTCGATGGCACCTTGAGAGAAAGGGAATTTTTTGCTTTGCTTCTGAATAAAGTTGAACAGAGCTCAGGGTCATTACACCTCTGCTGTCGAGATTTGCAAATTGATAAATTTTCTTATGCCAGAAACACTCTGAAGTTTTTAGATCTGACATGCATTCATAACCTGGCAGTTGATCAGGCTTCACTGAGTGAAGTTACCACCATTTTGGCTCACATGATCTATCTGGACAGCCTTAGTCTGTCTAAAATCACTTTTAGGTCTTTGCATGGAAAAGTCTTCCAAATGTTTCTCAACTGTCTTAGGCAGATGAACTGCCTGAAAGAGTTCAACTTGTCTTCCTTCAGCCTCACAGATCATCTAGCCAGCCTACTCAG AGCCTTACCACCTAATTTGGACTTCTTGTATCTGCCATTCTGTGAAATTTCTTGCAGAGATCTCAAATTTCTGGCCCAGAGCCCTCAGGCCACCCACCTCAAGCTGTTGAATCTTAGTAACAACCCAATGTATTGGGATGATTGTGGGCCTTTTCAGATTCTTTTGCAGAAACTCTCAGATACCTTGCAGCATTTGGCTATAAATCATTGCCATTTAACAGATGCTACACTCTCTGCTATCCTTCCAGCCCTAAGTAAGTGTTCCCATCTCCGTGTGATTAGCTTTGTCTCTAACCCCATTTCGATGCCTATGCTTATGAGAATCCTTCATTACTTAACACCTTTGATGGAGCTGAAATACGTGATTTACCCTATCCCTCTACATTGTTATGAACAATGGCGTTTTCATGGCAGCTTAGACCGACAGAAGCTTGCTGATGTCCAAGCACAACTGAAGGCAATGCTACAGGCAGCAAAGCGGAGTGACATGAACTGGATCACTTATTCTCAGTAA